The DNA sequence GGGTGGAGCGCTAACCTCTGCCCGCTTGGGTGCATCTTGGCCCCGCTCTGCTTTGACATCAAAAAAGACATGCTGCTGATCTGCCAATGAGCGAAACCCTGAAATTGGGACAAGTGTCACGCCATCAGCCGCAGCGGCTGCTACCATCGACTCAAACGCTGCCGCTGCGGCTCTCCTCAGCCTGATATTGCCATCCATCGACAGCGGCTCTAGCTCTGCAACGGGCGCTTCTGGATAAGGTAAGTGTCCCAGCAAGGTCTCGCCATTCGGTCCTACGGTTGGCTCTGCCTGGGGTGGAGCCACTGTACCATTAGAAATTTCTGAGGTGGGTGCAGGACTTTTCTGGGCTTGGGAGAATAACCAAACGCCGCTGAGGAGAGCGATCGCGCTTAGCCCCACTACTCCCAAAAGCCATTGTCGAGGCAGTTTAGGTTGAGGTTGAATCTCTGGGGTTTCCCGCACTGCTTCAGGGATGTCGCCCAGTGAAGCAGGAACTTGCGGTGGTTTTCCAGGCAGATCTGGATTATTCAAATTTCAACTCCTGCCTTGAGGTCGCAGCATAACAACTCAAGCGATCGCAATATTACGATCGCAATATTAAAAATTGTAGACCGGAGCCGATCGATCGACCGTACTCGTCTTCCTTTGATCCCACCATGCCTAGTTTAGGAATTAGCCTCTTAAAACTTTATGTGCCCTTGATTGGCTGGGTACTGCTGGGGCTAATTCTAGGCCAACGCCTTTCCCCTGCGATCGCTGCTATTTTAGGCAAATTTCTCTTTTGGATTGGCGTCCCGATTAGTATCGTGGCATTTTTGCGGCAGGCTAGCTTGAGTGGCCCTATTTGGATTGCTCCCGTTGCCGCCTGGGTTGCAATGCTTTTAGGGGTAGGGCTGGCTTGGTTGTGGTGGCAACAATACCACCCACCACACCCTCCACATCTCAATTGGGCTTCAGGATTAGCAGACAGGGCTTCTAGTGTCAGCCAACCTACCCAAGGCAGCTTTTTATTAGCGGCAATGGTAGGGAATACTGGATATTTAGGCTACCCAGTCATACTGACTTTGGTTGGGTCAAAATATTTTGCTTGGGCACTGTTCTACGATTTACTCGGAACCACCTTAGGCGCTTACGGGCTGGGTGTGCTGATGGGGGCGCACTATGGCATCGGGAGCCAGTCTTCTGGGTGGTTAGCTCAGGCTCTGATCAAAAACCCAGCGCTTTGGAGTTTAGGGCTGGGACTAATGCTACGAACTGTCCCCTTGCCCCTAGCAGCAGAGCAAAGTCTTTATTTAGCTGCTTGGAGTAATGTAGCTTTGTCTTTAATTTTGATTGGAATGCGATTGAGCCAGGTGTCTTCTTGGCGCAGTCTTCGGCTCGCTTCCATTAGTGTTGGCATCAAGATGCTGCTAGTGCCCTTGCTGCTCGGCTTTGGATTGTGGCTGATTGGCATCAAAGGGTCTGCTCAACTGGTGATTGTGCTGCAAATGGCCATGCCACCCGCGTTTGCCACGCTCGTAATTGCCGAGGCTTACGATTTAGATCGAGATTTAGCCGTAACTGCTCTGGCGGTGGGTTCCACAGGTCTTTTGTTTACCTTGCCACTTTGGTTATGGTTTTTCAGCTAGGCTGTTGGCGCTCCAGTTCAGGCGCTGCACTTAGCCTGCCCAACTGACATCCTCACCCGTGCTATTCACGGTGGGCAGAGGCTTAGTAATCGGTACTTCTCGCCGCAGCGAATCTTTTGGTATTTCCGATTGAGACTGCCGCCCTCTAGGAACCTGCTGCTCAGGTTTGCGCTTTTGAACAGCTTGGCGCTCAGGCACAATCACTTTTTGCATCAAATACTCAATGGTTTGCTGCTTAACCCAACCGCGTGTTACCAGAATGTCACCAAAGCGCATTCCCGTTAGCTTTTGGTCATTTAAGGCCACATCAATTTGCCCAGGGGTTAGCAAGCCAGCTTCCATCAAGTATCCACCCAACCGCTTTATATGACTTGCGTGATCTGGCATTGGTTGCCTCTCCGAGCGATCGCTTCTGTTCGGCATTTGTTCGGCCTTGTGATCTCAGTCTATCAAGCTGCTTTGGGTCTACTTCACAGTCCGAAATCCTAATTCCTAAAATTTACGGAACCTACATTTTCAACCTAGATTGACTGAGATTGAGCATTGGTGGGCGGCGCGATCGCCTGAGGTGCTGCTAAATCCGCTGGGTTCATTTGCTCATACTTCTCAAAGGGTTGATGAATCCAAGGATTGTCGGGTAAGTAATCTACGTAATAGTCCGGGGTAATGACAGAACAAGCTTTATACCAAATCGCAGCCGTTCGGACTTCTTCTACGTAAAATCCATATTTGCGATCGAGCCAAGTTAAGGTGCGCTGTAGTGTAATCCCCGAATCTACTAGGTCATCAACCAGCAAAATATGACTGCCTAAGTTAGGTGTAGTCATGGTGAGATCACGGGAAAAAGTAATCGAACCTCTGACTTGATTGTTCAACCCGCCATAAGAGGAAGTAGCCAAAATTGCTAAAGGTTGGTTATAGATGCGTGACAAAATATCACCGACACGCACCCCCCCTTTAGCCAAACAAATAATTTGATTGAACTGCCAATTGGACTGATAAATCTTGGCGGCAAGCGCTTCAATTTTTTGATGGTACTCAGTCCAAGAAACGTGAAGATCCACCATAATCAATTGAGAAGTGAGAATGATGAGAATGATACCTTGCTTGGGGCGATCGCTTTTAACAAAACTTGAACAAGAGATTATCCTTCAAAGTATGAAGCTAATTCTTGAAGAGCCATTTATCAGCTGACTCCTAATCAGAAAATGCAGTTGTTGATATTCGTAAACTGCGTAATTACTGCCTTAATCCAAGACACAATGATGGAAAGCACAAAGCTCGGCTATTTTCCTCGATTCTTGACATGACGGCTGACAATGCTGAAGAATTACGTCAAATTTTGCTTGAAGCCATCAAAACTCATGAGGCTCAATTAGGAAGACAGGATGAGTTTGGACAACGCTACACTCTCGATTTCATAATCGAACGGCAAGCTAGAAGTGCAACTCTACGAAGTGGCTGGATCATTGAAAATGGTTCAGAGGTGCCAAAGTTAACGACCTGCTATCCTCTGTAATTAATGGAGGTAATGAGCACGATGAATAATACAGTCAAGTTGCTAGATGTGGTTGCCCTGACCGTTGACCTTCCCCAGTACAATTTGTGGCGTGGGCAGGTTGGAACAGTTGTTGAAACACTAGCAGATGGTATTGCATTCGAAGTTGAATTTAGCGATCGCAACGGGCGTACCTACGAGTCTTTAGGGTTGCGCCCAGAACAAATGATGGTTCTGCATTTTGAGCCAGTATCACCCGATTCAAAAGCTGAAATGCTTACAGTGTAAACAGTGCACTTTAATTTTTCCCTAGTTCCTCTTCCAGCTTGGATGCAGAAGAAAAAGTTGATTTTGTGGGTTTGCGGGGGCTGTATCGGCTTTGTTAGCTTGCCTGTGCTGTGGATCTTGGGCGGTAATTGGGTCGCTCACCAGCAAGAAAACCAGTCTCAGCAACAATGGCAAGCACTGAACGCTCAGTTTGACCATGCGGGTGCTAACCAGTCAGCCTTACAGCTAGAAGCCTTAAGTGCGGGTTTGGGAATTAACTTGCTGGGCGTCAAAAGCGATCGCCCCCTTCTGTCTCAAGCAGAAACTAAGCAGGCTGAGTCGATTCATCAAGAACTACAAGCATTTTTAGAACGGCAACTAGAAGATAATACTGATGCGATTGAGCCAATCCCTCAGCGCTTGCAGAACTATCTAAAGGTGCATGCAACCCAGCTAGAGGCTATCCGTCAGCAAGGGTTACAAGGTGAAATGCCCCAGTGGGAGTCAGCTACCCCCTATCCTGATGTCACGCAAGTGCGGCCTACCTTTGCTGGCTTCGTCAAACTTCAACGCCTGCTGATTGCGGATGTCTTAGAGAAGCATCGACTGGGGCAAACCGAAGCTGCGATCGCCAGTCTGGAAGCAAGCTGGAAACTGAATCAAGCTTTGCGCGATCGCCCAGAGCTGATGAGCCAAACTGTGGCCCTGATTGTGACCAAAACACAAGCAGGCACCCTCCGCAAAATGGATCGCTTACCCCCCGTCTGGCAGCAGCGCCTGATGGAACACGACTATCGTCAATCTTTTCAGACCGCACTGAACTGGGAAAGCTGGCTCGTGGCTGATGTGATTCGTAAAACTGATTTACAAACTCAGCCAGAATCCCTATCGGGGGTATCAAGATTTTGGTATTCACTCCGCCAACCCTATTTACGCTTGGCAGCTTTGGATGCGGCTAGCAAAATGCGACAAGCTTACCGATCGCTTCCCCAAGAAAACACCTGTCTCTTTGATGCTCCCACTTTCGATATGGACTTAGATACCTCATTAGCTACCTGGAATGGTGAGAGAGGGGTAATCTTGTTTGGGTTTGCTCAACAGTGGCGAACGGCAGGCTTCTTGATGATCGATCTAGAACTAACTCAAAAAGTTCTAAAGACCAAAGCGGCGATCGCCCAGCCCCAGACAGAACCCCAGCCTCAGCTAAAACCTGTCAACTCGACCCACCGACCCTCTGTTGTTTGTCCTCATGCTGGGTGGATCTATCGAAACTTGCCAGACCAAGGGTGGTCTCTCACCTTTAGCCAAACGCTAGAACGACCTGCCCAGGAAGTCAAGGGTCTAGTTCTACCGTTAACTTATCGTGCTAAAGCACAGAAACTCTAAGAGTTTCTGATAGTTTTGATAAACCCTTTGTGAGTGAGCAAAGATCTTGTCTCATTCCATACCAAGGGTTGCTCTTTTTTGCCCTTTCTAACTGCTATGAACGACCCCTTCTCCACTGCGGACGCTGCCAACGTTTCAGAAGACAAGCTGAGTTTAAGTACCAAGCTGGCCTATGGAGCGGGAGATTTGGGGCCTGCAATTACAGCGAATTTGCTGGGCGTATTTTTGTTGTTCTTCTTCACGAGTGTGGCAGGACTAGGGGCAGGGTTAGCCGCCAATATCTTGATGATTGGCAAGGTGTGGGATGCAGTCAACGACCCGGTTGTCGGCACATTGAGCGATCGCACAAAGAGTCGCTGGGGTCGGCGGCATCCTTGGATGATTTTTGGAGCCATACCCTTTGGCATTTTCTTCTTTTTACAATGGCTGGTGCCCCGCTTTAGCGATAACCCTGGAACCAACCAGTGGGGGTTGTTCTGGTATTACGTTGGCATCTCGATTTTGTTCAACACGTTTTACACAGCTGTCAACCTACCGTATACCGCTTTAACGCCAGAACTTACCCAGGACTATAACGAGCGCACCAACCTCAACAGTTTTCGCTTTGCCTTCTCCATTGGTGGCAGCATTCTCTCCTTAGTGTTAGCCCTAGTCGTTTTTAATACAGTCAAGGCTGACTCTGCCCAGCAGTATCTCGTTCTCGCTGGCGTCTGCACCATTTTGTCAGTGCTGCCGATCTATTGGTGTGTTTGGGGCACCAGAAAACGAGTGAGTGTCACCGAACGACAACGCCAAGCGAGTAGTGATGGTACTGACCCTTTACCCTATTTGAAACAGCTACGCATTGTCTTTAGCAATCGCGCGTTTCTTTTTGTAGTTGGTATTTATCTTTGTTCTTGGATCGCTGTGCAAAATACAGTTGCAGTGATTCCTTACTTTGTCGTTAACTGGATGGGTCTATCCCAGAACACCTTCACTCAGGTGGTACTGGTCATTCAAGTGACCGCTTTAATCATGCTGTTTGTCTGGAGCCGAGTGAGTGAGCGGTTGGGTAAAAAAGCGGTTTACTTCATGGGCATGAGCTTGTGGATCATCGCTGAAATTGCTCTATTTTTCCTCCAGCCAGGGCAAGTACTGCTGATGTTTTTTCTGGCCTTTCTAGCGGGATTTGGCGTGTCAACTGCCTATCTGATTCCTTGGTCTATGATGCCCGACGTGATTGAACTAGACGAGCTACAAACTGGACAGCGCCGTGAAGGAATTTTCTATGGCTTTATGGTGCTGCTCCAGAAAGTAGGACTCGCGTTCGGCTTATTTATGGTCGGCAAAGTTTTAGATGGAGCGGGTTTTATTGCGACCACTTCCGGACAGACGCCGCCCCAGCAACCTGAATCTGCTTTATTAGCAATTCGCTACTTAGTGGGGCCGTTACCCATCGTATTTCTGCTTCTGGGGTTAGGCTTGGCATATTTCTATCCCATTACTCGCGAAGTTCATGCTGAAGTTCTTTTAAAGCTTAGAGAGCGCAAAGCGAACCAAGGTAAAAGTCCTCACTCCGATGCTCCTGAGTCAAGCCTTTAGGCATCGATAGAGACGTCAGAGCCGTGCTGAATCGGCAGTGTTAACAAAAAAGTAGTCCATCCCGCCCCACTTTCTACTCGAATATTGCCTTTCAGCCGTTCTGCCAGTCGTTGGACTAGAGCCAAACCCAGACCTGTGCCACCTTGCTTCCAGGGGTCAGCATTCGGCACCCGATAAAATTTTTCAAAGATCCGAGGTAGCTCGGTGGCAGGAATTTCTACTTGATTGCGAAACGCCAAAGTAACGCTGGCTTTGCTTCCGGGCAGTGTGTTTTGGGGTTGGGGTTGGTAGTCAACCTGGAGGATAATCTGGCCTTGGGGTGGGGTGTATTTGCAAGCGTTGTTGAGCAGTTCGGCAATAATTCGGTTTAGGCTAGCTCGATCCGACACTAAGGGTGGAGGCTGTGACAAGAACTCTAAGCGCAAGATTTGTTGGTGCTGTTGCGATCGCGCCCGAAATGGTTCTAAGAGTTCGGGGAGCCAATCCTGCAAATTGAGTGACTCCACCACAAACATGGGATAAGAAGCAGCTTCAAGACGCTGTAAATCCAGAAGATCGTTGATCAGCTCCGCTTCACGGGTACATTCAGTCTGCAAAATCTGTAAGTAGCGCTCTTGTCGCTCTGGACTGGGCGCTATCCGCAGCATGTGAATCGCCATTTTCATGTTGGAGATGGGAGTCCGAAGCTCATGAGACACGGTGCTGAGGAAGTCATCTTTGAGCCGATTCAGCATCTCCAGTTCAGCCACTTGAGTTTGAGCTTTTTGGTAAAGGCGGGCTTGGCGGATGGCGATCGCGCACTGGTTTGCCACTTGTTGCACTAAGCGAATTTCTAGCTCATTAAAGACTGAACGGTTGGAACGAAAAAGCCAGAGATCTCCTAGTACTCCTTGGTCATCCAAGATCGGACAAGCCAGGATGGTAGATGCATGATGGATCTCTCGTACTCTAAAACCTGCATAGATCGAGAATTGTAAATACTGACCTTGTAAAAGCCGCTGGTAAACTTCTGGTCTATCAGCCATCTGAATGGTGTGACCAACCCCGGAAGGGCCAGTGCTGTAATCATGACTGATGGTAGAAGCTGTGTGGTCAAAATTGTAGAGTCCGGTGTCACAGCAGATCGTACCCAAGCCCTGCGCTAACTCCTTGACAGTTGTGCTCAAGATGTAGTCTTCATCTAAACTATCGCGTACCTTATCGGTGATCCGCTTTAGCAGCGCTTCAAAATCTAGGGCTTGCTGTAGTTGCACCGTACGCTCTGCCACTTGCTGCTCTAGATCGGCATTTAAGCGTTGTACTTGCTCGTAAAGTTCCGATTGTTGAATGGCGATCGCCAATTGAGTAACGAGTCTTTGCAATGAATCAATTTCAAACGTTTCCCAATGACGCGGCGCAGAGCATTGGTGAACACACAGCAAGCCCCACAGCTGATCATTAGAAACAATGGGCACTAGCAAATTTGCTCGGATCTGGACTCGCTCTAGCAGTTCCAGATAGCAAGGCAGATAATTTGCTTGGTAAACATCATCAACCGCAGAAATCCGCCCCTGCTGATATTGGCCACTGTACTTTCTATCAAAACAGGGATCTTGGAGTGCGACATTCATCACTGATACACAATCCAATGCCACTGATTCCACGATAAATTGTCCGGATTGCCCAGGAATAATCTGATAAATGGCAGCCCGCTCAACTTGGAGCAGGTTCCGCACCTCAGTCACAGCGGTCTGGAGAATGTCATTCAAGTGCAGCGATCGCCGAATTCGCAAAGCAATATCAGCCAGTAAGCGATCGCGTTCTACCTGTTGCTGGAGCTGTATTTCTGCCCGCTTACGTTCGGTAATATCCTTAAATGTGACAACCGCACCTTTTAAGATCCCTTGCTCACGGATGGGCGTACTTGTGTATTCCACTGGAAACAGCGTGCCATCTTTGCGCCAAAACACATCTTCTAAGCCCTGCCGCACCACCCCATCCGCAAATACAGCGTAGATTGGGCAGTCTGTTTCCAAATGAGGCGTCCCATCTGCCCTGGAGTGATGAATCATGGCATGCATGGGTTTTCCGATCAACGCCTCTGCTTCCCAACCCACCATTCTAGAAGCAGCTGGATTCATGAAAGTCACGTGGCCTTGAATATCTAAGCCGTAAATGCCCTCCCCTGCCGAGTTTAAAATCAACTGGTTTTGATGGCTGAGGCGTTCTAGCAACTCCTGCGATCGCTTTTGCTCGGTAATATCTGCAATCATCGCGATCGTGCCATTGACCTGTCCCTCAACGTTATACAGCGGCCCGACAGAAATGGTCAGATCAATCTGGGTATTATCCTGCCTTTGACGATGCACCTGTAAGCCCGTGAACGTCTTGCCCTGGCGTACATTTTGATAGAGCTGTTCAAATTCGGCTTGTTTACCATCAGGCACAATGGGCAGGGGTTGCCCCACCACAGCTACGTTTTCCCAGCCAAACAAAGCTTCGGCAGCAGCGTTCCATAGCTTCACATTACCCGCCTCATCCAGAGCAACAATGGCCAAGGGAGCAGTTTGGATCAACGCTTGCAAAACCTGATTCGTGTCTTGTAGTACTGCCTCAATGCGTTGATGCTGAGCAATCTCTGTCAAAAGCTGTTGCTCATGATTTTGAATTTCTAAATTTACCTGTTGGCGGTATTGACGAAAAAATCGACTCAGCCTTGGAGCTTCTTGTAGAAGTGGATCTAGATGTTCTTGCGCCCGCTGGTCAAATTCATAGGTGACTTCAGGATGCGTCTCTACCCAAACATGGCACAACTTTATATAAGCGAGAAGTACGCTCATATGGTTATAGTGGTAAGCCCCCAACACTCGACGCATCTCACTTTGGCAAGCTTTGGAAAGATCCAAGTTCAGGAAGACGTAAATTGCCCCGTTGAGAATACTTTCTTCCAGCAATGAGTTGGGTTCAGGCCATGTGATCAAAGGTACAGTTTGAGCCGCCAAACTATCAAGGTAAAATTTGATACTGGTTCCTTTAGGAGGCGGAGACTCTAATAACTTGACCACCTCAGAGGCCGACATTCCTAAGGGTCGCAAGGCGCAACTGTGGCAAATCATGCAGTAAGGAACGGCACAGTAGCGTGACAGATAAGCTGCGAGCTTCTCTTTAAATAAAGGTGGCAAAGGATTGTTAAGATAAGCAAACAAAGTCTGCTGCCAGAGATTCTCTAAAATTTCTGGAGTTGGCTGAGCAGGGGCAAAGAAAGGTGGAAAAAAACCTAGCCGTTCTTCTATTTCTGCTTGGATTTGTTCGCTAGTTCGCATAAGGCTTGCGAGTGGGATGCGGAAGGCAATTTCTGCTTGGTGTCTGTCGTTGATTTAAGCTCAGGCCCATTTCTAAGGTAATGACTTCGAGCTTACCAATCTCTCAACCATGCTCCTCAAGCTGAGTCATGCGACAAAACATTTCTTAAATATTTCTGCCTATTTTGTCGGCACGTAACCTTCATTTGAATTCAATATAGTTGCTTTAAGCCAGGTGCCATTCTTGAGGTTTATTTCAACACACCAGCCTTCAAGTTTAACTGAGAAATTAATTCAGCTTTTGAAGCTACACCACTTCACTAATCAGTTTAATTTGCCCTCGGAAATGAATATTAGCTTTATATTCACCGAAACCCAATAAGCGTCCCAGGCTCCTGAGCTTTGGCTCTGCTAGTCATTCTTAAAAAATAAGATCTGATTTTAGGTTTTGCCCTAAAGTTCTAGGAGTCCTCATGCCCTTGTTAACCTAATCTTTACACTTTAGTTGTATTCTTCTCCTCGTTTGGTAGCAAGCAGTTCAGTAAAATTACTCGGAACCTGACCATGTCGCTTCACTTCAATCTTGCTCGTCGAGCTTTTCTGACCTCCGCGATCGCACTGACGGTCGGTTTGGCTTCTTGCCAACAAACTCCCCCCAGCGGGCCTCAAGGCGGTAGTCCCGCGCCGGGCAATACTGCTGCCAATACCAATGCAGGTGGCGGTCAAACCATTGCTTTAAGCGGTGCCGGCGCTAGCTTCCCTAATCCGTTGTATCTACGCTGGTTCTCTGAGTACAACAAGCAAAACCCCACTGTTGAAATCAGTTACCAATCGGTTGGTAGTGGTGCTGGCGTTAAGCAATTTTTGGCCCAAACCGTAGACTTCGGTGCTTCAGATGCACCTCTACAAGCGGAGGAGCGACAAGGATTCCCCGCTCAGCGCGGCCAAGCTATTCAAATTCCCATGACAGGCGGCTCTGTAGTTTTTGCCTACAATCTAGATGGTGTTGACAACCTCAAGCTATCGCGCGAAACATACTGCGGCATTGTGCAAGGTGAAATCAAAACCTGGAATGACCCCCAGATTACCCAAGCTAATCCCGGAGTGAATCTCCCCAACACCCCCATCACCTTTGTTCACCGCTCTGATGGTAGCGGCACCACCTTTATCTTTACGACTCACCTCAAAGCTGCCTGCCCCAACTGGACCGCAGGTGCTTCTAAAGCGGTAGAATGGCCCGCTGGTTTCGTTGGTGCTAAAGGTAACGAAGGTGTCACCGCTCAAGTGCAGCAAACTCCAGGCGCGATCGGCTATACCGAGTACTCCTACGCCAAAGAGAACAACCTCAAGTCAGCCTCCATCCAAAATAAAGCAGGCGAATTCGTCGCA is a window from the Trichocoleus desertorum ATA4-8-CV12 genome containing:
- a CDS encoding AEC family transporter, giving the protein MPSLGISLLKLYVPLIGWVLLGLILGQRLSPAIAAILGKFLFWIGVPISIVAFLRQASLSGPIWIAPVAAWVAMLLGVGLAWLWWQQYHPPHPPHLNWASGLADRASSVSQPTQGSFLLAAMVGNTGYLGYPVILTLVGSKYFAWALFYDLLGTTLGAYGLGVLMGAHYGIGSQSSGWLAQALIKNPALWSLGLGLMLRTVPLPLAAEQSLYLAAWSNVALSLILIGMRLSQVSSWRSLRLASISVGIKMLLVPLLLGFGLWLIGIKGSAQLVIVLQMAMPPAFATLVIAEAYDLDRDLAVTALAVGSTGLLFTLPLWLWFFS
- a CDS encoding phosphoribosyltransferase, coding for MVDLHVSWTEYHQKIEALAAKIYQSNWQFNQIICLAKGGVRVGDILSRIYNQPLAILATSSYGGLNNQVRGSITFSRDLTMTTPNLGSHILLVDDLVDSGITLQRTLTWLDRKYGFYVEEVRTAAIWYKACSVITPDYYVDYLPDNPWIHQPFEKYEQMNPADLAAPQAIAPPTNAQSQSI
- a CDS encoding DUF4926 domain-containing protein encodes the protein MSTMNNTVKLLDVVALTVDLPQYNLWRGQVGTVVETLADGIAFEVEFSDRNGRTYESLGLRPEQMMVLHFEPVSPDSKAEMLTV
- a CDS encoding MFS transporter, with the protein product MNDPFSTADAANVSEDKLSLSTKLAYGAGDLGPAITANLLGVFLLFFFTSVAGLGAGLAANILMIGKVWDAVNDPVVGTLSDRTKSRWGRRHPWMIFGAIPFGIFFFLQWLVPRFSDNPGTNQWGLFWYYVGISILFNTFYTAVNLPYTALTPELTQDYNERTNLNSFRFAFSIGGSILSLVLALVVFNTVKADSAQQYLVLAGVCTILSVLPIYWCVWGTRKRVSVTERQRQASSDGTDPLPYLKQLRIVFSNRAFLFVVGIYLCSWIAVQNTVAVIPYFVVNWMGLSQNTFTQVVLVIQVTALIMLFVWSRVSERLGKKAVYFMGMSLWIIAEIALFFLQPGQVLLMFFLAFLAGFGVSTAYLIPWSMMPDVIELDELQTGQRREGIFYGFMVLLQKVGLAFGLFMVGKVLDGAGFIATTSGQTPPQQPESALLAIRYLVGPLPIVFLLLGLGLAYFYPITREVHAEVLLKLRERKANQGKSPHSDAPESSL
- a CDS encoding PAS domain S-box protein, coding for MRTSEQIQAEIEERLGFFPPFFAPAQPTPEILENLWQQTLFAYLNNPLPPLFKEKLAAYLSRYCAVPYCMICHSCALRPLGMSASEVVKLLESPPPKGTSIKFYLDSLAAQTVPLITWPEPNSLLEESILNGAIYVFLNLDLSKACQSEMRRVLGAYHYNHMSVLLAYIKLCHVWVETHPEVTYEFDQRAQEHLDPLLQEAPRLSRFFRQYRQQVNLEIQNHEQQLLTEIAQHQRIEAVLQDTNQVLQALIQTAPLAIVALDEAGNVKLWNAAAEALFGWENVAVVGQPLPIVPDGKQAEFEQLYQNVRQGKTFTGLQVHRQRQDNTQIDLTISVGPLYNVEGQVNGTIAMIADITEQKRSQELLERLSHQNQLILNSAGEGIYGLDIQGHVTFMNPAASRMVGWEAEALIGKPMHAMIHHSRADGTPHLETDCPIYAVFADGVVRQGLEDVFWRKDGTLFPVEYTSTPIREQGILKGAVVTFKDITERKRAEIQLQQQVERDRLLADIALRIRRSLHLNDILQTAVTEVRNLLQVERAAIYQIIPGQSGQFIVESVALDCVSVMNVALQDPCFDRKYSGQYQQGRISAVDDVYQANYLPCYLELLERVQIRANLLVPIVSNDQLWGLLCVHQCSAPRHWETFEIDSLQRLVTQLAIAIQQSELYEQVQRLNADLEQQVAERTVQLQQALDFEALLKRITDKVRDSLDEDYILSTTVKELAQGLGTICCDTGLYNFDHTASTISHDYSTGPSGVGHTIQMADRPEVYQRLLQGQYLQFSIYAGFRVREIHHASTILACPILDDQGVLGDLWLFRSNRSVFNELEIRLVQQVANQCAIAIRQARLYQKAQTQVAELEMLNRLKDDFLSTVSHELRTPISNMKMAIHMLRIAPSPERQERYLQILQTECTREAELINDLLDLQRLEAASYPMFVVESLNLQDWLPELLEPFRARSQQHQQILRLEFLSQPPPLVSDRASLNRIIAELLNNACKYTPPQGQIILQVDYQPQPQNTLPGSKASVTLAFRNQVEIPATELPRIFEKFYRVPNADPWKQGGTGLGLALVQRLAERLKGNIRVESGAGWTTFLLTLPIQHGSDVSIDA
- the pstS gene encoding phosphate ABC transporter substrate-binding protein PstS, which codes for MSLHFNLARRAFLTSAIALTVGLASCQQTPPSGPQGGSPAPGNTAANTNAGGGQTIALSGAGASFPNPLYLRWFSEYNKQNPTVEISYQSVGSGAGVKQFLAQTVDFGASDAPLQAEERQGFPAQRGQAIQIPMTGGSVVFAYNLDGVDNLKLSRETYCGIVQGEIKTWNDPQITQANPGVNLPNTPITFVHRSDGSGTTFIFTTHLKAACPNWTAGASKAVEWPAGFVGAKGNEGVTAQVQQTPGAIGYTEYSYAKENNLKSASIQNKAGEFVAPTPESSARAFAGVTVPEDFALVIPDPEAKEAYPINGLTWLLVYSQYDDPAKADALKNMVKWALSNGDQYAQELGYVPLPDDLANRVVATLDTIKVAAATPAQ